The nucleotide window AAACTAAAAAAGCATACACTGCCTCTAAACATCCTCTCCCAAAGAACATCCAATGTGCAACGTGCCATGCAACATCATCAATGGTGTCAAGCTATATCAGATGAATTTGATGCCCTTATCAGGAATGGCACCTAGTCTCTTGTCCTTTTGTCCAAGGGTCAAAACATTGTTGCTCCATGAAGAAGTATACATGGCCTAACCTCCTGACCTCAAGCACGCTCAACACCTGGATCATGTTTCCAAACTCCATAAAGCAATTTATGGTCTAAGACAAGCATTGAGAGCCTCACATGATGCTTTAAATCATTCATCATATCATATGGGTTCACCATGAGCAAAAGCGACCCATCTCTCTTCATATACACCACTAGCATCTGCCAGATTCAAGGACTTAACAATCAAGATGCACGATATTGAGGGCAACTACATCTTGCGAGGTCATATTAGTGCATAGCAACAATTTGAATTAAAGATAACAATAGTGGAATTAAAGTtcaaatatattctaaataattaaaaataatgattatctAAGTATCCTAGATAAAACAGATTACATGTTACTAATTTCAGTTTCATTCACGTGTATATATATGGTCTCTGGCACCATGAATAAATTGAATTGGAACCCTACTTTCTCTAAACCTACTTGTTGTTAcatgaaaaggaaattttgtgaAGTCTAACCTCAacattttttcattatattaatatttgacaACCCATTTTTTGCATATCATGTTTGATAAAAATGCAAAActagaaacaaattttaaattgtgttttctttaatcttttgtattgatttatgtttataacctcttgttttttgttgttcCAATTCATTGCCTATTTTGATCATTTAGATAGTAGTCACTGAGTTACATGCTAGATATTTCGCAAGTTCTCGTTAAATACTATACTCAATGTTTGACGATTAGGGACAGTTGTAAAAAGCATAACATCTTATTGTCTGAATTTAAACCACAAGAGATCAAAGAATAAAAGGTACAAGTGTCAATATTATTAAGaacattataatattattcaatcacaaattaacatttataataaatttgttaacttttattataattatcataaaattcatatttatcataattttttgtcataatttttaatcgattaataatataaaatattttatattaacaatatatagaaattattttttttttgaaaattaaataattcgtgtactaattatataaagaatttttacattattatccaGATACCTCTTAACCAACCTAAAGAGGGGCATATACTACTTCTAATAAAAAGTCCTCCATCTATATATTCTTGAGATGCTACTAATAAATTGACACATAAAAAGTGTttcacttttataataattatttaattggtAGAGTGCCCAAAAtgtttttacataaaaattaaactcccGAAATCTGTTCAAATTGTACTCCAAGTTTCATTACGAGGTATTTGGATTAATTtcgaatattttttctttttaccttaAAATCAGATGAAATCAAATTACACAAACCACAAACACTGTTGGGTCTCCTTAGAGTGTTTTTCGATCTTATTCCCAAGGCAATCACAATTCGATAGTAATTTATGGTACATTCAGATAAAATAACTATCAAACACTTTTAACAAGCTTTCATTCAGTGAGAATTTATCCACAAATTAGACTCCAAAGTTTATTAAAACAGATTAAAAAGAATCTATTTTAACAAgctcaaaaagaagaaattaacatTCACACTTAGAGAATTGAGACATTAAAGGTATTCATAAGAAGAAGCTCTTCAGCCTATAGTAACTTCTGTATAAGTTGACTTGATGTTTAACCTTAAAGTGGTGGCAGCACCTCCGTATCCCTCAGTCGCCGCCGCCACAGGCTGCTGCCGGAGTCGTTGGCGAAGAAGAACTCGTGATCGGTGGATTCATGGCACCGAGCAATGGAGGGTGTGATAATGGGGTATGGAAGTGTAGTAGTTTGAGTGGAGAAGCTTTCAATCTCAAAAAGATCAGAACTTGCATCACTAGCTGCATCATCATCCATGGCACGTGACTTGGGGGGGCTTGGAGGTTGGAACATGTGCAAGGACTCACGTGGGGTTGCGTCCTCTTCTTCATGAACCACGTTGAGATGAACCTGATGATGAGGTTTTGTGGGGTTGGTGGAGTTTGTTGCCAAGAACAAAGGGAAAGTGAAGCCTTCACTTGAGGTCTTTCTAAGTTGGTTCATGGATGGTTGGAATTGGAACAACCTTTGagccttcactttcttgttggatgatggtggtggtggtggtgcctTGTGATTCAAGGAATCTTTGTGGATTTGGTTGTGTGAGAGGGTTTTGGGTTGTGGGGGTGGAGTTCGGGGTTTGGGggtgtttctatttttgtttttgtttgtgtttatgTTTACTTTGACTTGCACTGACTTTTTATCTTTACAGGGGCATTTTCTTCTCAAAAGCCAAATGGGTTTTGACAAGGATGTTTTGAGTTTCTTTGTGAGATTGGAGGAGGTTTGAGGAGGCTTAACTGATATTTTACTTGTTTGAGGGTGATGCAATAACAAACCAGCTTTGTTGTTTAAAGTGGATTTGGAAGAAGAGGGTGGTGGTGTTGGAGTTGCAACATGGAATGAATGAGCAttgtagttgttgttgttgtggttaCCATTACCAATACCACCAactgatgatgaagaagaatggGAGAATGACCATTTTGTGATGTCACCTTGCTcttgattgtgtttttgttctGTGTCCATGTTGAGCAGGGGAGAGACTCTGCTGTTGCTGTTGATGGTCACTTTTTGGATGTTGGTGTCATTGATGGTCCCTTGGTTAAAGTACTTGTGTGCACCAAAAGTGCTAAGCTCAGAGGTAATAGGATCATGGTCTACAGCTCTAAGTTCATTAGACTTCATGGCATGGTGTGGTTGAGATTTGTTTGGTCGATCAGGTGTGAGatgaggagaagaaaaagatgcATTTCTATCTTTAAAGGTGGGTGACTTTGGATTTTAatgatgggggggggggggggggggggttaattCAATGTGTTGATGGAAAAAGATGAGAGGATGAAACTAAACATTGGAAGTACTGACTCTGAAATTCCTTGCCCACatatatatttgtgtgattGAGTGGGTGTGTTTTTAGGACTAGGTAATAACCTGTCCTGTCACCAATAAGAAAGCAGTAAAAGTAAGAAAGGAAAGTTTCACGTATAGGTTGTGTATGCATAAGTGCAACGGATGATTGAGAATTTTTCTAGTACGAGTAAAGGTAatggttgaaatttttttaatcaattttatcttattattgttggtacaaatatttttataccattaattaattaacgatCACTTTAGCTATGCattttttaaactatataaATGTTAACAAATTTACTCAACATGATCATCTACAAATTAATAATCACTTTAGGtattatttatacttatataaaatttgttCTGAAGTGGACACATCTTTGTGttctgatttatttatttatgaatagggtagctttttttttttattattgaccaTGCTAAGTATGGATTCACTGTTCTAGGATTTAAAGTAATCTTACTGATAATATATGATTGTTCAATAATAATTTgcctaaaactaaaatagaACTTCACCCATCTTCAATGAAACGAATTCCACACTTATGCAGACCAAGAAAATTCCCAACTTATGCTATGCCTCAACACTTTCTCAAAGTATCTATAGAGTGGAAAAaagtcttaaaaataaatgaataattgcAAAACACACCTAGATCGTTTTATCAAAATCATTTGTATCATTCAATATTTTACAAAACCTGAgtccaaattaaaaattgatcagatataaattttgtttgaagTCTTATAATTTCTTGACACGCTCTGATTTTACTAATAGTATGCTAGCAAAGAATGAAATCATTACTACCAAACTGAATGTCACTATTCGAAATACCCAAACAGTCCTTGAACAACTTTTGTTTATATCCAAAACTCGAGATGTGACCATTCAtcacttttccttttcaatttccAAGGGAGTTTTATCTTCATATGGCTGCCTGATAACTTTGGTGGCACTGACGTGaggttgcatttttatttttttaattaggtattCTTAGAtcaaaagataataattattttttgagatactaaaatttaaaaaaatatatatattttaacagatatttatatatatagataaagatCAAACttataatcatatatttaagagataaaattataattgtattATATCATGTTACTGGTTCATTTtgattgaaaatagaaaaatcaaagagtGCAAAGTGAATATATGTGAGGGTCCATTAATTTCATTTGGCACTAGGAAGGTGGGTCTCAACTCATGAGAAATCAGATCACAAAGAAGTGTCTTTATGGGTTAAAAACCCCATCAATTGTTGTATCGTAAGAGGTGGATTGATTTGGAGGCAGTGAAAGTGGTAGGTCACCACTAACCTTGTAGCTAACATGGCATTGTTTCATTGCCTGCCTCTAGACATTTCATGTATGTTTCTTGTTTAGGTGGTCTGGATTTTGCTTTTGCCCTCGGAGAAGGATTTTGTCTACATTCTTTTCTATCAGATTTTACAACACATTAACCTATTACTCATCACGTCTTTTTCTTTGAGGAATTATCGCTCGGTTTATAGTTTATACAAATCAATGTTACTGTTCATGTATTACAAAGTTGTGAtgtacataaattttaaaacagataATGCATGCGTATagtaatattaacaaaaaaggaTGAACTTATTTTAAGAGTtagtttttttagaattatttctCAACTttaagatttgttttttttaaatttattaattataataagtaattaattttaaccattatatttaaaaaaaattaagatgaatTAAAGTTATTCTTGAAATAACTTGATTCTCATCGTATTAATAATACtagatattattatattaatactcAAAATTATTGTTAGCTATATAGCCATATTTCGcatattctgatttttttttttacataaaagactatgatataaaataaaacagaaaccaaacttgtaactcttgctTAGGTAGATGTAAACAATATTAGTGGCATTGACTTAAGCATAGTCTTCAAGATATGGTTATGTTATTTAGTtcttaattttagaaatttattatttgctaagattataatgaaatatttaatataaaaatgtattaaattatattgagaaaaagaataaagagtCATAGATAGATAAATAACTACCACCAAACACGTGAATCCAATATATTGTGATTTTTCCAGCTTTACGATAAGTTTCAGGTTCAAGTTATAGATATGTAGCTAAATTAAATACTTGAAGGGAGAACTTTGATGATTAAGGTAGTTTTATTCGACtcgaataatattattttcaatgaaagatATATGTGATTTATACCAAAATAAGATAGATAAATAGCTTATTTTGTTATCTACTTTTATACTACCTccgattttatatataaaaaataaatatttaatttattaagataaataaaattgttaaatctaattaaaattgacataaatttacattttattccaaaaataccCATAAAGTTAATTGGTTTTAGTGTTGGTTAGTTATAATAACTCTACCCATAATCAAATGAATACGTTTTTTTAACCAATGAAAATGAGTTATGTTGTTAATAATTCATTAACTGCATAAGCTTTCATAAAAAATgagtgatattttattaataattttcacaATAAATCAAGGTTATAAAAAGAACTTAGCAATTGATACATTTAAAAAGGGTTgtatgtttcttataattaaaagaataaaatatcatCATTGGTTCTTATACAAAGGACATTtataatgttttaattattttttctctcctttggtTGTATATTTCATACACTATTTCTCTAACCAGCCAAAAGAAATTCTCTctcaatcatttcaaattgtcttaattaatttcttttatcatttaaaaatggTAGGACTAGTATGagaaataaagttatttttttagtatttaacgTAACTACGTATTTAAAAGTTGAGACTATTGGTTAAGCTGAAATGATATCATGTCAGTTGATTTATGCACCCGatgatataatttattctttttaatctaccatattttatctttatctttaaattgaaattaaataattttttaaaagaatatgtcaacagttaaaaataaattcatattacaatttaaattattcattgagtacaaaataatttatatattgaaatatatttattattaaaaaatttaattttaattatataaaacaagCATTTATCCTatccataaaaatataaaatactattactttccaaatatttaaaaatgttgtgGGAAGGATTATGATCCTCATCTCCAAATTATTCAAGgctattctttaaaaaaaaaatgatacttgTACGATAAAATATGCAACTAAGAAAgatgaatagaaaaaaattgaatttaaattataataaatgataaaatcaaGGAAAGATACATAAAATATGATGTTGTATAAATTATTCTACAACTTATTCAAATTGTATgtgtatcatatattttttcctcGCCTCCATCTTTATGTAATAAGAATCTCCAAATTTAGGACAGCAAACGAGATAGTCTATCTCCACAGAAATttccaaataatatatatttttttttacccagTACTCCTATCCGCACAAATGCAATGTGCCTTTTGCACTGgtcatgttttgttttttcgttTTATAATTGAACATGTCTAGTTGTGTCTTCTTTCTTCGTGGTTATCCAGTTAGAAAGGGATAATGCTTTCTTATCCAAGATAATTGGATGCTCATTGTGTGCATATAATTGTACAATTCCTTGTTTTCAAGCCAATGTTTTTTGTGGTGCCATTAATTGCCTAAATGTTTTATGTGTATCAAATAGTGTATATATGACGTACGTGGTATGACAGCATATGAAAATTTCTTATACGAGAATTGCATCATCTTGTATAGTATCTTTAATTTGCTGATTTCTCTTTGGCAGTATTTATGTCCCCCGTGCGGTTTGTTTTAATACATGTGACATATTCTGCATGGTTTGTTAGGTAAggtagtgattttttttttttggtggttaGGTAAGGAAGTTATTGTACACAGCTTGTAAGAATTTGGTCTTGATGAAATTGCAAGTGCATGGTTACTGAAAATGTGCATAATGCGTTATCATACTCGGTCAACCACAAAACCAGGAAAATAATGCACAAGTATTTTTCGTGATCATGAATTATCCTTTCCTCTTCTTATGTATGGCGTTATTTTAGAAGTGAGATTAATAAAGTTCTGggtaaaccttttttttaatacttataataaaaggaaacaaaaaggtaaaataagcaGAGTTTctttcatatattaaaattaatttacgtatttaattattataaattttttctcttctagCTTATACGAGAAACTCAATTTATTTtaccattttattttcttttctataaatatttatacaaaagtttATCTAAAAAAGGCTTTAGTACAAAAGGAGTCAAGacctatacttttttttaatggactgtaacagataaaaaatataattgaaaatttgattttttttatgttaacttAAACCCAATTTTATtaagatttgaaatgaaaatttgaaattttgttttaataatttttttcatcatttattatttatacttaCATTCATTAATAATCTAACAAATGATgaatagagaaaataattagatagatatatttaaatgaaaacaGACTTTAATGCAACAATCTTTCTATTCAAAATTGCATTCAGAATTTTCTTGGTTGCCACGTGCTTCCAGCATCCAAGGGTGTCAAACATTGATGTGAATACTAACTAATGACTTCAAACTTAAAGCTCATTCATACTACAAACTCTTGATTCTATGACGCGCTTTTAAGGACGGTGGTCCGAAAAATGTGGTTGTTTAACAAGCAATGACATTTTAGTAAATATGCGCTTTATTTCAACGACGTTTTTACCGAAAATGACGTCATTTTCCAATTACAACGACGCGTTTAATAGGCACCGTCATTGAACTGGATTACCCAACGATGGGTTTTATAAGCACTGTCTTTGTATGTTGGTAAATTTAATCTTTCCTTCGTGTACTCTCGCAGTCTAGCTAGCCTGCACTACCTAAGTACTTTTGTGCCCTTAAGCTTTGTCTTTGTAAGTTGGTTGTCATCGTGAAGCACACCAGCAGTGTCGTCGTGAAGCACGCCAGCAGTTTCATCATTGTCATCAACCATTCTCCATCATTGTCGTGGGTCATTTTCCATCATTGTCGTCGACCATTCTCCATCACTGTCGTGGGTCAGCTTCCAGGTCATGttcctttctccctttctttcttataCATAGTCTCTAAGGTAAAAGGGCTTTGTGGTGCCCTTCTTTGAATTTGGTTGTATCTGCACCCCTGTTCTTTGCGCAACCATATAGCTTACTGCATTTCAAAGAAACTAGCACTCGATTAGGGTTAGAAGTATGATGGAACTGTGTAAATGCAACGAGGCATCCGTTCTGTCTACGaaatatttaatctttattGGAGACTAAAAGTCTAGATTCCCTTTTGATGAGATTCAACCAACAATCTGCGCAAACATATATGACTCTTGGAGAACTTGTTAAAATACTAATTAGTTggacttaattttatttaacttagGCTTATACCTGTTTGATGAGGGGACTGACAACATCATATAGCTTTGATCCTCAGTATTGAAAAAAGTTGGATCTTGTTCTGGCTTATTAGTCTTTGTGTATGGTGTGCATTGCAATAATGCAATTAAGAGTTCATAAGGTTCAAAAATATCAGGTTTAATTAGTACTTATTAGGTTGAAAAGTAGGTGCATTCAAAGCTTATTGTATGTAATGTGTGTTAAAATAAGTTGTAGATGTTCCCTTTGAGTTTTGTTTACTTATAAAAACATATAAGTTAAGCTTTTAAGAGAGTTGGTCGTTCACATGGTATAAAAGTCTCTTGATCCAGTTGCAAAGAGTTTCATCCTTGGTGCCCTCTCATTAAGGTCTTTGATATAAGTTAAGCTTTTAAGAGAGTTAGCTTTCACTTTGCCTGGAAGCTATTAAACTCAGACCTACCAATTAACCTGATTGGTGAGGGTAGCAGCTAACAGGGGGGCTAGTGGTATTGATGGGTTACTTAGCACAACCATTGATTTTGCTGTAGGATGCAACAAAAAGGTAACTTTTTAGATTTTGAGAAATAAGGAACTTTTATATTAAGGATATTCTATTAAGTTGTATGTATTAAGTTGTATGTCTTATTTGGGGAAATAATGAAAAACACAAAGTGTATGTCCATTGCTGCTGTAGTATTTTGCTATAAGAGAACAGGGAACACAGGATTCATTACTTCCATTTATTTGTTAGAAACTTCATCtctttcttttgattctttgacaattgtttttccatttatttttgGCTTCAATTGTTTACCatattttcctttctctttttaatagtttcttttaatttcacAATTTCATTCAGGTGTTGTGTGTAATt belongs to Glycine soja cultivar W05 chromosome 5, ASM419377v2, whole genome shotgun sequence and includes:
- the LOC114411147 gene encoding protein PHYTOCHROME KINASE SUBSTRATE 4-like, producing the protein MKSNELRAVDHDPITSELSTFGAHKYFNQGTINDTNIQKVTINSNSRVSPLLNMDTEQKHNQEQGDITKWSFSHSSSSSVGGIGNGNHNNNNYNAHSFHVATPTPPPSSSKSTLNNKAGLLLHHPQTSKISVKPPQTSSNLTKKLKTSLSKPIWLLRRKCPCKDKKSVQVKVNINTNKNKNRNTPKPRTPPPQPKTLSHNQIHKDSLNHKAPPPPPSSNKKVKAQRLFQFQPSMNQLRKTSSEGFTFPLFLATNSTNPTKPHHQVHLNVVHEEEDATPRESLHMFQPPSPPKSRAMDDDAASDASSDLFEIESFSTQTTTLPYPIITPSIARCHESTDHEFFFANDSGSSLWRRRLRDTEVLPPL